Below is a window of Humulus lupulus chromosome 2, drHumLupu1.1, whole genome shotgun sequence DNA.
taatgttTTTGTCATTGTTGATTCTCTAATGGAGAGATATGTCATTCTTTGAATTCGAATGAAGAGATTAGGTAAACCAAGAATAATAATATATACTATAGTGTAAAAATTATAATCTCAATATAaaacaatattaataatagtgaAAAATATCACAACTGTaaaaattctttttattttaatctcAATATAACTATATAGAGTAAGAACAGTAAGATATATATAAACAATGCTTGATTTTGGCTTCATAGTAACTATAGGTATAAAAAAAAGTaccaactatatatatatatagttgttaTAAACCTTTTTCTTTAATGAACTTTAGAATGTTCCAATTTTGAGATCGAAGAAAAGAACACATATTGTGGCCacatcaaacaaaataaaacCATATATAGATTTCTTGAGTTTCATGCACGAAACCAAAAAGTGAAACATACATAAATAAAGTGTTaacactataaatatatatatatctatcttCAAAATGATTATCTCACAAGTACAATAACTACATATCATTATTATTAAATGGAGAATCCACCACGACCAAGTGATGATGATCATCACAAGCAAACGACAGATTTAGCAACGAAGCCACCAACCAGACCAGAAAGCCACATCCTCATCAGCTGGTTGGCTACGCTGGTTCTAGTGTTGATAGTCGTAGCGGGTGTGGCCGTGCTCATAATATGGCCAGTCCTCAACCCAAAACGACTCGTTTACAGCGTCGAAGATAGCTCAGTCCCATACTTCCACATCTCAAACGACAACCACCACCTAAACGCGTCGTTTAACTTCACCGTTCGGTCGTACAACCCCAACTCCCGAATCTCCATCTACTACGACTCGATCCAGTACGAGCTCTCTTACCACGACCAAGCCCTAGCGGTTGGTGCGGTGGACCCATTCTTTCAGCCTAAGGACAACGCCACTCGGTTCAGCCTCACTGCTGATACTGCTGCTGCGTCCAAACAACGACTCATCATCCCAAGCTCGATCTCCGCAGACTTGAAACTCCAGAAGAAGCTTGGTAAAAAGGTTGGGCTTGACCTCAATCTCAATGGAAAGATTAGGTTTAAAGTTGGTGTTTGGAAATCTTCTCATCGAACCCTAACAATCGTTTGTCCCTCTGTTTGGGTTGACTTCTCT
It encodes the following:
- the LOC133815769 gene encoding uncharacterized protein At1g08160-like, whose amino-acid sequence is MENPPRPSDDDHHKQTTDLATKPPTRPESHILISWLATLVLVLIVVAGVAVLIIWPVLNPKRLVYSVEDSSVPYFHISNDNHHLNASFNFTVRSYNPNSRISIYYDSIQYELSYHDQALAVGAVDPFFQPKDNATRFSLTADTAAASKQRLIIPSSISADLKLQKKLGKKVGLDLNLNGKIRFKVGVWKSSHRTLTIVCPSVWVDFSEFKTFSETNCVVKRL